The Changchengzhania lutea genomic sequence CCAGATTATATGGGTTTTCATATACTCTCAGGAGCAGACAGACCTATGTTTACAGGACAAATAATTCAATATATTGTCACGCCTGTTTTGGGGATCAAAACCAAGTGGGTTACTGAGATTACACATTCTGAAGAAAACAAATATTTTGTTGACGAGCAACGCTTTGGCCCTTATGCCCTTTGGCACCATAAGCATTTTATAAAAGCTATAGATGGCGGTGTTGAAATGGAAGACATTATTGATTATAAAGTGCCATTTGGGATTTTGGGCCAACTTGTGCATCCCATATTGGTAAAACCTAAATTGGAAGAAATATTTAATTACAGAACTAAAAAATTAGAAGCACTCTTTGGCAAATATTAACATGAAACATCCATAACTAAAACTTGATACCCAAGTGAAATGATTAAATGGATGTCGCATGTGACCAATAAAAAACAATAAATATAAACACATGAAACAGCCTATAAATATTTTTTGGTTTCGCCGTGATCTAAGACTAGATGATAATGTTGGTTTCTACGAAGCTCTAAATGGCAATCTTCCCGTATTACCGATATTTATTTTTGATTCAGACATTTTACAAAAACTACCAAAAACTGATGCTCGTGTGACGTTTATTTACCAAACGTTACAAAAGTTACGCAGCACTTTACAAAACAAACACAGCAGTAGCATCGGTTTATATTATGGCAAACCGCTTGACATTCACAAACAGTTAGTTGACAGCTACGATATAAATACAGTCTATACCAATCATGATTATGAACCTTATGCGACTAAACGTGACACTGAGATTGGTCACTTTTTATCGCAAAATGCTATTCCATTTCAAACTTATAAAGATCAGGTCATATTTGAAAAAGACGAGATCGTAAAGAAGGATGGCACACCATATATGGTATATACGCCTTATATGAAACTATGGAAACAGACCTTTAGATCCCAAAAAC encodes the following:
- a CDS encoding SRPBCC family protein; this translates as MKIYRLHKKQNLPISVIQAWAFLSDPKNLKIITPDYMGFHILSGADRPMFTGQIIQYIVTPVLGIKTKWVTEITHSEENKYFVDEQRFGPYALWHHKHFIKAIDGGVEMEDIIDYKVPFGILGQLVHPILVKPKLEEIFNYRTKKLEALFGKY